From the genome of Propionispora vibrioides:
GGCCGGACATTATCTTACTTGATAGTTTGTCAGGCAATTATGACCGGGCGGAAGGGTTAAAACTGGTAGAGAATTGGATACGGATTTTTCCGCAATTTGATGCGGTTATTGCTGCTAATGATCAAATGGCCATGGGCGCCATTGAGGCACTGAAAATGTCCGGTCGATTGCAAGGCGTAATGATTTCGGGTGTGGATGGAATCGATGATGCCTTACAGGCGATTAACCGGGGAGAGATGTCGCAAACCTTGCTGCAGGATACGGAAGGGCAGGGGAAGGTGTGCTATGAATTGCTGCAAAGTATTGCTAGAGGAGAAAAGCCGCCCAAGGAGGTTATGGTGCCGTTCAAGCCTGTTACCCGGGATAATCTAGCGGAATACTTGAAGTAGCTTTCAGGTTGGAACTGGTATGCTGCCTATTTGTGGAGGGAGGAATCATAATGTTTATCAACCGGAAAGTACAAACCAAGGTGTTGCTATTGTCTGCGGTCATGCTGGTCATTGTTTGTATTATTGGTGGATTTGGATATTTTTACATAGCCCAGTCCAAACAATCTATAGATTCTATTTACTACAATAATTTGCTGGCAACACAATATTTAAATGACGCCAGTAATCAATTGCGGGCGATGGAAGTCGACGCTACCCATGTTATTCTGTTAAGGCAAAAACCGGTCAGTAAGACCCTGCTTGCCGATTTGGAGCGAAAGGCAGCGGCTATGGCGGAGGATATTCAAAAACTGAAACAGGTAAAACAGAGTGAAAAGGCTATAGCGGTAATAACCCAGGTGGAAAGTGATTTAACTAAATACCGGGAGAATATCCGCCAGGCAGAGTCGCTGCAGCTTGCCGGTAGGCAGGATGAGGTCTTAGTGACGCTATTGTCTGTCAAACATATTGCCGATGCCTTTGCGGAACTGACTCCCGATAATGTCAGTCAGGCGAAAAAATTGCTCAGTCAAAATGACAGTTCTTTTAAAACTTCGGTGACACTGTTCGTTCTTATCATACTGGTAAGTCTTATTGTGGGAGGTGTATTGACCTCTTTAATTTCCCGGAGTATTTCCAAGCCGTTGGAAATTGCTATTAAACATTTGGATCATGTGGCGAGAAGAGATTTTGGCCAGAGCATTCCGTCCCAGTTGCTGGAGCGCCGGGATGAAGTCGGCAATATTGTCAGGGCTATCGCTACGATGAAACAATCGTTGACGGATACCATTCTTAAAATCAAGGATAAATCACAAACGACAGTGAGCGATGTAGGCTATGTTCAACAGTTAATTGAAGAACTGGATGCCAATACCAGGGATATTTCAGCATCAGCCATGGAAAGCTCTTCCCGGATTGAGGAATCGGCAGCGGCAGCTCAGGAAATAAAAAAGCTGTCGGACAGCCTGGAAGGTGATATTGACAGTATTGTCCAGCATGCTCAGGATGGGGAAGTGTATGCCGAGCAGATTAACGAGCGGGCTGCAAAATTGAAGGAATCGTCTTTGGCGGCAACGCAGCTTGCCGACCAGGTATATAAGGAGACAAAAGAGCATTTGGCAGCGGCGATTGAAGAGGCGAAAATTGTTAGCCAGATTAATATGCTGTCGGAAGATATTTTGAAGATATCGTCGCAGACTAATTTGCTGGCTTTAAATGCTGCTATTGAAGCGGCCCGAGCCGGTGAAGCCGGTAAAGGATTTTCCGTGGTGGCCGAGGAAGTCCGGAAACTGGCGGAACAATCCAATATGACTGCCGGACGGATTCAGCAAATAACAAACAGTGTGCTGATTTCAGTCAATAATTTATCGAAAGGCTCATTTGGCATTTTGGAATTCATCGATAATATTGTAAAGAAGGATTATGAGGCAATGGAGGTTACCGCGCAAAAGTACAGTGAAGATGCAAAATATATGAAGCAGATGGCCTCTGCCTCCAACCTTTCTTCGCAAGGCTTGGCTAACTCTGTTCGCACGATTGTGCGGTCTATGGAGGAAATTGCCCAGGCAACCATGTATAATGCGGAAGAAAATGTGAGGATTACGGAAAAAGTGACTGATATTGCCACGCAATCGGGTACTATTCTTTCTAAAACCACTGAGTTTCAGCTCAGTAGTTCCGATGTGCTGGCAGAGGTTTCTTTGTTTTCTATTCAATAAAAATAAATTTAGTGGGAGATAAGGAACTGACTGTAAGAAAAAACTGAAAGATAATTGAACTGTAGAGACAGCTGTTTTGAAAGCAAAAACTCCACCTGCTTACTGCAAGTGGAGTTTTTGCTTTCGGAATAACTAAACAAACTATAATATGATCGGGATAGTGAAGGTACTGGTTACACCGCCGGTGGCAGCATAAATAATCCGGTCGACATTGATGGCGACAAATGAGCCGGCCGCGAAGGTGGTAGATGTAAAGCCAAGGGCAACCGTGGTAACCACGCCGTCCACAAGGGTAGGAATCGCCGAAGTAAGCGAGGTTACTCCGGAGGCTTCCGATAATTGCAATACCAAAAATTCGCGGCTGTCTTCCACTTCCACTTCTAAATGACCGGGCTTGCAGCAGGGATCGGGTGGTTCCGGCTTCTTGCAGGGATCGGGCGGCTCGGGTTTACAGGGATCATGATGGCCGCCTTTGAATTGTTTGCGGTCATCATCCAGAACACCGATAAAACGGCCGGTAAGCTGCTGGAAGTCATCTAACACCAGGGTAACAATGGCTCCGCCGGCAAAGTCTAAACCTTTAGGAAGACCCATATCGTAATCGCTCCTTTGTTAATGTATTTGGTTTACCTACTTCATTGTATGCAGCCGCTAGGGGGATGGTTACTTAACAAGAATACCTGCAACTTCACTTGTTGCAGCCTATTTTTGAGGATATTTCCGACCGGAAAAGAAAAATTGGCGGCCCATAATTACTAACGCGTTCTGTGGCAAGCACATCACGGTCTGGATGGAATACAATATAGTAGACATAAGTTTCGGTGAGGTGAGAACGTTGTATATGAACTATCCAGGTGGTTTTAAACTGGAATTTGGTTCTCCGGTCACCGTGCTGACTACGGCAGCGACGGGAGGCCATAGCAGGCATAGGCGGCAAGGCGTGTTTACCGGGGTGGTTTTAGCGGAAAGCCAGCTTGATTTTAAACGGGGTAAACATATTTCCATTTCTTTTGCCGGTATGGGCGAAGAATCGTCCGAATGTGAAAGCGATTACGGTGAATACGAAGACTGTAAGGACAGTGAAACGGAAGAGACGGAAACTACAGAATACCAAAAACCGTTTAAAAAGAAAAAGGAAGAAGAGTTCCTGGTTATGGCCCTTACACAGCCTTCCTGTCCCTATGTAGCCGGTCAGATTGTATGGATCAATGTGGCGGAGATTGTTTCTATCGGTGCCGTATGCACTTCGCCGGTGCGGCGCTAGGTAACCGCTGATTAAATGAACCTGTCGGCCTGGTAGATTTTTTCGACTGGCAAGGAAGTAAAACCGCAGGAATAGCGGTCCCTATTGCAAGGTTTTGCTGACGCAGCCAGGCGGAAAAAGATCCGTCAGGACGTGCAGCGTGAATTAATCAGTGGTTACCTAGGGAGTTAGGCGTAAATAAAAGGACGGAGGATAGGCTCAAGCCTATCCTCCGTCCTTTTATTTATAACAGCCCCTACGGCAGGTCGGAATAACCCATTAGGTACTTATCGCATTCCCTGGCGGCGGCGCGTCCTTCCTGGATAGCCCAGACCACCAGGCTTTGACCGCGCCGGGCGTCACCGGCAGAAAATACTTTCGCCTGATTGGTGGCAAAGCTGCCATCCGGTGTTTTTATATTGCTGCGGCCATCCTGCTCGATCCCCAACTGGTTGAGCAAAGGCTCTTCCGGACCAAGAAAACCCATGGCTATGAGGACTAATTGAGCCGGCCAGATTTTTTCGGAGCCGGGGATTTCAACCGGAATAAATCTTCCGGCATCATCTTTCTTCCAGTCTACTTCCACAGTATGCAGTTCTTTGACCTGGCCGTCCGCATTGCCAACAATCTTTTTGGTCATAATGGCGAAGGCACGCGGATCATGGCCGAATAGGGCGATGGCTTCTTGCTGGCCGTAATCGGTTTTGAGTGTCTTAGGCCATTCCGGCCAGGGATTGGCAACAGTTCTTTCCAAGGCCGGGCGAGGCAGGATTTCAAATTGGACGACACTTTTGCAGCCGTGACGGATGGCGGTTCCCACGCAGTCGGTGCCGGTGTCGCCGCCACCGATGACGATGACATCTTTGCCGTGGGCAGAGATAAATTGTCCGTCTGCCAGATTGGAATCCAGCAGACTTTTCGTATTGGCCCGCAAAAAATCTACGGCAAAGTGGATGCCACGGTTTTCACGGCCCGGCGCGTTGAGATCCCTCGGCTTGGTAGCGCCGGTACAGAGGACGACAGCATCAAAGTCCTGCAGCAATTGGGTGGCGGGAAGTGTTTTGCCGATTTCCACGCCGGTGCGGATGCTGATTCCCTCATCAGACATTTGCCGGGTACGGCGCAGGACTACCTGCTTATCCAGTTTCATGTTGGGTATGCCATACATCAAGAGGCCGCCGGGCCGGTCGCGTCGTTCAAAGACGGTTACGGTGTGCCCAGCCTGATTTAACTGGTCGGCGCAGGCAAGGCCGGCCGGGCCTGCGCCGACAACAGCTACTTGCTTGCCGGTCCGTACAGTCGGCGGCTGCGGTTTGATCCAGCCTTGTTCATAGGCGCGGTCAATAATGGCGCATTCATTGGCTTTGATGGTAATCATCGGTTCATTGATGCCTAAGGTGCAAGAACCTTCACAGGGAGCCGGGCAGACCCGGCCGGTGAATTCGGGAAAATTATTGGTTTTTAGAAGCCGCTGCAGCGCTTTTTTCCAGAGACCGCGGTAAATCAGCTCGTTCCATTCGGGAATGAGATTGTTGATCGGACAACCAGAGGCGGCGCCACTGATCAGCAGGCCCGAATGGCAGTAGGGTATGCCGCAGTCCATGCAGCGGGCGCCCTGCAGGCGCTGCTCTTCTTCCGGCAGTCCGGCGTGCAGTTCGCTCCAGTCGCCGACGCGTTCCAACGGTGGCCGGTCTGCCGGTACTTTTCGTTCATATTCAATAAATCCAGTCGGTTTTGCCATCACTCTAACCTCCCGTCAATTTCCGCCGACCCGGGCCAAATCGCGGTGATTTTCTTCAAAGGCCGTCATCAAGGCCTCGTCACCGGTTAAGCCCTTGCCGTAGGCGCGCTCAATGGCTTGCAGCATGCGCTGATAATCTTTGGGAATGATTTTGACGAAAGCAGTCCGGAAGGTTTCCCAATTTTCCAGCAGGTACCGGGCCCGGCGACTGCCGGTGTAATCCCGGTGCTTTTGAATCATGGCTTTTACCTGCGTCGCTTCCGCCTCGTCCGTCAGGCCGGTCAGTTCGACCATTTCCTGGTTGCAGCGGCGCGAAAAACTCCGGTCTTCGTCCAGTACGTAAGCAATGCCGCCGGACATGCCTGCCGCAAAATTCCGGCCGGTGGGGCCGAGAATTACGACCCGGCCGCCGGTCATGTATTCGCAGCCATGGTCACCGACTGCTTCCACTACGGCATGCAGGCCGCTGTTGCGAACGCAGAACCGCTCGCCGGCTACGCCGTTGATGTAAGCTTCGCCGGAAGTGGCGCCATAGAAGGCGACGTTGCCGATAATGATGTTGTCTTCCGGCGGGAAGCTGGCGTTTTGCGGGGCGCGGACGATGATTTTGCCGCCCGAGAGCCCTTTGCCGGTATAATCGTTGGCGTCCCCTTCCAGCAGCAAAGTTATGCCGCGCGGCACAAAGGCACCGAAGCTCTGTCCGGCCGAACCGGTGAAGGAGAGCCGGATGGTATCTTCCGGCAGGCCGGCGGCGCCATATTTACGGGTCAGTTCACTGCCCAAAATGGCTCCTACAGCGCGGTCGGTGTTTTCGATCGACAGGCTGGCCGTCACGGCAGTCCCTGTCTCTAAAGCCGGCCGGCAGAGGTCCAGTAAAACCCGGCGGTCCAGCGATTGTTCCAGCGCGTGGTTCTGTGGTATCTGGCAATAGCGGCCGACGGTTGCCGGCACCTGAGGCCGGTGTAATATACCCGAATAGTCCAGTCCTTTGGTTTTCCAATGTTCAATGGCGGGCTGCATTTCCAGCAGGTCGGAACGTCCCACCAGTTCTTCCAGTCTCCTGATGCCGAGCATAGCCATGATTTCCCGCAATTCTTCGGCGATAAACCGCATGAAATTCACCACATGCTGTGGATCGCCGGTAAATTTCTTCCTGAGCTGCGGGTTTTGTGTAGCAACCCCTACCGGGCAGGTATCGAGATGGCAAACCCGCATCATGACGCAACCAAGAACAACCAGCGGTGCCGTGGCAAATCCGAACTCCTCGGCGCCCAGCAGTGCGGCAATAGCCACATCACGGCCGGTCATCAGCTTACCGTCGGTCTCCAGGACCACCCGGCTGCGCAGATTATTTAAGAGCAGCGTCTGATGAGTTTCAGCCAGGCCCAGTTCCCAGGGGAGTCCGGCATGGCGGATGCTGGTCCGTGGCGACGCGCCTGTGCCGCCGTCGTAGCCACTGATTAAAATGACATCGGCCAGTCCTTTGGCCACGCCGGCGGCAATGGTGCCGACGCCGGCCTCGGAAACCAGTTTAACGCTGATCCGGGCCTGCGGGTTGGCATGCTTCAGATCGTGGATAAGCTCTTTTAAGTCTTCAATGGAATAGATATCGTGATGGGGCGGGGGTGAGATCAGTCCGACACCCGGCGTGGAATGACGCACTTTGGCAATCCAGGGGTACACTTTGCCGCCGGGGAGCTGGCCCCCTTCGCCCGGTTTTGCTCCCTGGGCCATTTTAATTTGCAACTCCCGGGCGCTGACCAGGTATTCGCTGGTTACGCCAAAGCGGCCGGAGGCCACCTGCTTGATGGCGCTGCAGCGGGAATCGCCGTTCCCATCGGGTGTGAAGCGGGCCGGGTCTTCACCACCTTCGCCGGTATTGCTTTTGCCGCCAAGCCGGTTCATGGCGATGGCCAGCGTTTCATGGGCTTCCTGACTGATTGATCCGAATGACATGGCGCCGGTTTTGAATTTTTTTACAATGCTTTCCACCGTTTCGACCTCTTCCAGTGGAATGACTGTAGCGGTTTTAAACTGCAGCAGCCCGCGCAGGGTGCAGCGCTTTTGATTGGCGTCGTTGAGCAGCCGGGAATATTCCTTAAAGGTCTGGTAATTGCCGGTGCGGCAGGCATATTGCAGCTTGTGAATGGTTTCCGGATTGTACAGATGATGTTCGCCGTCCCGACGGTATTGGTAGTAGCCGCCGCTGTCCAATTCCACCGCAGTGAAAGGACTGCGGGGAAAGGCGCTGCGGTGGCGAAGCTGTGTTTCCCGGTGGATTTCCTGGCTGCCGATGCCGCCAATGCGGGAGGGGGTCCGGGTAAAGTAGGTATCGATGAAATCGACGTTTAACCCGACGGCTTCAAAAATCTGAGCGCCATGGTAGCTTTGGATGGTGGAGATACCCATTTTGGAAAGAATTTTGACGACTCCCTTGGTGGCCGCTTTACAGTAGTTGGCGATGGCCTTGGCCGCCGGAATACCGGTGAGAAAGCCCGTGTCAATCAACTGTTCAATCGAAGCAAAGGCAAGGTAGGGATTGACGGCTGATACTCCGTAACTCAGCAGGCAGGCGAAATGGTGAATTTCCCGCGGTTCCCCCGATTCCAGAATCAGGCTGGCCCGGTTTCTAAGACCGGTGCGGATTAAATGGTGGTGCAAACCGGCGACTGCCAGCAAGGAAGGAATTGCAGCCTCCTGTGGGTTGATACCGCGGTCGGACAGGATGAGCAGATTGGCGCCAGCCTCAATGGCGGCAGCAGCCCGGTCACAGAGGACCGCCATTGCCTTAGCCAAGCCGTCTTTTTCCGGGGAAGCCGGATAGAGCAGGGACAGGGTGGCCGTTTTAAAGCCGGGGAGGTTAAGCTGTTTTAACTTTTGGAGTGCCTGGTTGTCAAGAATGGGTGTGGCCAGTTTAAGCCGGCGGCAGCTGGCGGCCGTAGGCCGGAGCATATTGCCTTCCGAGCCCAGCAGTATATCCGTGGAGGTTACGATGGCCTCGCGCAGGGCGTCAATCGGTGGATTGGTGACTTGCGCAAAGAGCTGTTTAAAATAGTCGAACAGAAGCTGCGGCTTTTCCGATAAAACCGCCAGTGGAATATCGATACCCATAGCGCCGATCGGCTCAATGGCCTCTTTGGCCATGGGCGTTAAAATGATGCGAAGCTCTTCATAGGTATAGCCAAAGGCCTTTTGCTGCTGGACGAGCGTTGCCGCGTCAACAGCAGCGGCTGGTTCCGGTGCCGGCAGGGTGTCGAGCGAAACCATGTACTGGTTGAGCCATTCGCGGTAAGGCTGACTCGCAGCCATCGTATGCTTCAGTTCCTCGTCGTTGATCATGCGGCCTGCTTCGGTGTCGATGAGCAGCATTCTTCCCGGATGGAGCCGTTCCTTTTGCCGGATTTTTTCCGGCGGCATATCAATAACTCCCACTTCGGAAGCTAGGATAACGGTATCATCGGTAGTGACGTAGTAACGGGAGGGGCGCAGACCGTTTCTGTCCAGTACGGCGCCAATCTTCGTGCCGTCGGTAAAGGCCATGGCCGCCGGGCCGTCCCACGGCTCCATCAGGCAGCTATGATATTCGTAGAAGGCTTTTTTCTCATCACTCATGCTTTCGTGGTGAGTCCACGGTTCGGGGATCATCATCATGATCACATGGGGCAGTGCCATGCCTGCATGGAGCAGAAATTCCGCGCAATTGTCAAACATGGCTGAATCGCTGCCATTCTGATTGATGACCGGCAGTACTTTGGGCAGATCATTGCCAAAGCTGCTGTCTTTGAACATGGCTTCCCGGGCGTGCATTTGATTGACGTTGCCCCGCAGGGTGTTGATCTCGCCATTGTGGATCATGTAACGGTTGGGGTGAGCTCTGGGCCAACTGGGGAAAGTATTGGTGCTATAGCGGGAGTGAATAAGCGCCAGCGCTGTTTCGCAGGCGGGATCGGTCAGATCGGGGTAAAAGCGTTCCAACTGATCGGCCTTCAGCATGCCTTTATAGACAATGGTACGGGAAGACAGACTGGCTACATAAAAGTCCTCCGGGGCTTGTGCTGCCAGCCGGGCAGCCACCTTCTCGGCGCTTTTGCGGATGACAAACAGTTTTTTCTCAAACTCCTGTGGTGCCAGTCCCGCGCCGGCAATAAATACCTGACGGATGTGCGGCCGGCAGTCGTGCGCCGTCTTACCCAGGCAGGACGGGTCGACCGGAACGTCACGCCAGCCCAACAGTTGCTGTCCTTCTGCTTGAATGATTTCTTCCAGGCTGGTTTCATACTGGTGGCGCAGTGTTTCCTGGAGAGGCAGGAAAACCATACCTACGCCATACTGGCCGGGCGGCGGTAGCGTGATATGCTGATCGGCGCAAACCTTAAGAAAAAAACGGTGGGGGATTTGCAATAAAATCCCTGCGCCATCGCCGGTATCCGGCTCGCTGCCAACACCGCCGCGATGAGTAAGATTTTTCAGGGCTTGTAAAGACTGACGGAGTATGTCGTTGGATTTTTCTCCTTTCATATGTACGACAAAGCCCATACCGCAGGCATCATGTTCGAATTGCGGGTCATACAGTCCCTGCTTTTCCGGTACGTTATAACTTCTCATATCTCGCCATCCTTTCCGCATGATTCATGCCAAGTCGCTGCCTGATTGCAGGCAAAAGGCTGAACCGATTCTGCTTTATCCTTGCATGCTTTAATGTAATAAAAAGAAAAAGTGGTGTATAAGTAGTTACTTTCGAAATATGGTATCAAATTCCTGCAAGCTGGGAAGGTTTTTATTGGTATTTGTCGTAAGCGGTAGATAAGGCCGCTGCAGGTATTATATATAATAGGAATTACTATGTTAGTCTGAGGGAAAAAATATCAGCCCATGTAATTCCTTCTAATAAATTTTTGTCGGTGAAGCAGCAGCCAGCAGTTTGGCCGTCGGAAAATTCCGGCAGGCAACCGCTAGGCAGCTATACTCAAGGCGCCGCTCACTTGACATTTAGCGCAGAGATTACTACAATGAGGGACGAGTACTGTAAATTATTTCATCATAATAAATAAAAAGGTCCTGCTATATGGAGTTTGGAGGAATTATAGATGAGCTTTGAAGAAACGCTGAATTTGACTATGCTGGCCGACTTTTATGAATTGACCATGGCCAATGGATATCTTGAGGGCGGTCTGGAGAACCGGATTGCCTATTTTGATATTTTTTTCCGGAAGATTCCTGATAACGGCGGCTTTGCCATTATGGCAGGCGTCGAGCAGGTGATCCGTTATTTGGACAAGCTCCAGTTTAACGAGGAAGATATTGCCTATTTGCGCAGTAAAGAATTATTTAGTGAGAAATTCCTACAATATTTAAGCAAATTTAAGTTTAGCTGTGATGTATGGATGGTGCCGGAGGGAACGCCGATATTCCCGCACGAACCTATCCTCACCGTTCGGGGACCTGTCATTGAAGCGCAGTTTATCGAAACCATGCTGCTCTTAACGATCAATCACCAAAGTCTGATTGCTACCAAGGCCAACCGGATAGTCCGGGCGGCGGAGGGCCGGCCGGTCATGGAGTTCGGCTCACGGCGGGCCCAGGGTTATGACGGGGCGATTTTTGGCGCCCGGGCCTCCTATATCGGCGGTTGCGTAGGCACGGCCTGCACGCTGGCGGAGCGGGATTTCAATATTCCGGCCTTTGGGACGATGGCCCATAGCTGGGTGCAGATGTTTCCCAGCGAACTAGAGGCGTTCCGGGCGTATGCGCAGACTTATCCTTACGACTGTGTATTCCTGGTTGACACCTATAACGTACTCAAATCCGGTGTGCCCAACGCCATTAAGATTTTTGATGAAGAACTGGCGCCCCGGGGTATCCGCCCCAAAGGAATACGTCTGGACAGCGGCGACATCACCTATTTGTCCAAGCAGGCCCGCAAGCAGCTGGACAGAGCTGGCTATCCTGATTGCAAAATCGTAGTATCCAATTCGCTTGATGAATATATTATCCGTGAATTGCTGGTCCAAGGAGCTAAAGTTGATTCCTTCGGAGTAGGGGAACGCCTCATCACCTCCAAGTCAGAGCCGGTGTTCGGTGCGGTCTATAAACTGGCGGCTATCGAAGAGGACGGGATTATGACACCGAAAATCAAGATCAGCGAAAATGTGGAAAAGCTGACCAACCCCGGTTTTAAACAGGTATGGCGCTTTTTTGACCGGGAAACCGGCAAAGCCATTGCCGATGTCATTACGCTGGCGGACGAGGAAATTGACGAAAGCCGTACCTATGAGCTGTTTGATCCATCACATACCTGGAAGCGCAAGCGGGTTACCAATTTCCACGCCAGAAAACTGTTGGTTCCGGCTTATGTGAAGGGCGAGTGTGTCTACGACATTCCCGACTTAAAGACCGTCCGGGCCTACTGCCAGGAGCAAGTGGATACCCTGTGGGATGAAGTTCTTCGGTTCGAAAATCCGCATACCTATTATGTCGATTTGTCCAAAGCCTTGTGGCAGTTAAAAGAAGATTTGCTGGCAGAGTACTTGATAAAATAAACGACATAGAGAACCGACTGACGGGCTTAGGCCTGACAGCCGGTTCTTTTTATTTGGCGGAACTACTGCTGTACCGTGATCCAGAGATCGGCAGCACGGTTCTCCTCTGTGCTGTTGGGGATAATCTGCAATTTTCCTTTTCCTGCTTTGAGCGCCGTAAACACAACCCGGCCGGCATCCTTGCCCTCCTGTTCCTGTTTTACTATGTCGCCAATATAGGTATCACCGGAGGACCGGAAACGGGTGTTCTTGGTAAGGCCTGCCGCCGGTTCCAGTATCAGCTTCTGCCCCGGCTTGAGGGTCACATTGGCGTTGGTTAATTGGACCGGACCGGTGTCACCATATTTGTATATAACCTTAACCTCGGCGGGGGTGACTACCTGGGA
Proteins encoded in this window:
- a CDS encoding methyl-accepting chemotaxis protein, with translation MFINRKVQTKVLLLSAVMLVIVCIIGGFGYFYIAQSKQSIDSIYYNNLLATQYLNDASNQLRAMEVDATHVILLRQKPVSKTLLADLERKAAAMAEDIQKLKQVKQSEKAIAVITQVESDLTKYRENIRQAESLQLAGRQDEVLVTLLSVKHIADAFAELTPDNVSQAKKLLSQNDSSFKTSVTLFVLIILVSLIVGGVLTSLISRSISKPLEIAIKHLDHVARRDFGQSIPSQLLERRDEVGNIVRAIATMKQSLTDTILKIKDKSQTTVSDVGYVQQLIEELDANTRDISASAMESSSRIEESAAAAQEIKKLSDSLEGDIDSIVQHAQDGEVYAEQINERAAKLKESSLAATQLADQVYKETKEHLAAAIEEAKIVSQINMLSEDILKISSQTNLLALNAAIEAARAGEAGKGFSVVAEEVRKLAEQSNMTAGRIQQITNSVLISVNNLSKGSFGILEFIDNIVKKDYEAMEVTAQKYSEDAKYMKQMASASNLSSQGLANSVRTIVRSMEEIAQATMYNAEENVRITEKVTDIATQSGTILSKTTEFQLSSSDVLAEVSLFSIQ
- a CDS encoding glutamate synthase subunit beta; this translates as MAKPTGFIEYERKVPADRPPLERVGDWSELHAGLPEEEQRLQGARCMDCGIPYCHSGLLISGAASGCPINNLIPEWNELIYRGLWKKALQRLLKTNNFPEFTGRVCPAPCEGSCTLGINEPMITIKANECAIIDRAYEQGWIKPQPPTVRTGKQVAVVGAGPAGLACADQLNQAGHTVTVFERRDRPGGLLMYGIPNMKLDKQVVLRRTRQMSDEGISIRTGVEIGKTLPATQLLQDFDAVVLCTGATKPRDLNAPGRENRGIHFAVDFLRANTKSLLDSNLADGQFISAHGKDVIVIGGGDTGTDCVGTAIRHGCKSVVQFEILPRPALERTVANPWPEWPKTLKTDYGQQEAIALFGHDPRAFAIMTKKIVGNADGQVKELHTVEVDWKKDDAGRFIPVEIPGSEKIWPAQLVLIAMGFLGPEEPLLNQLGIEQDGRSNIKTPDGSFATNQAKVFSAGDARRGQSLVVWAIQEGRAAARECDKYLMGYSDLP
- the gltB gene encoding glutamate synthase large subunit yields the protein MRSYNVPEKQGLYDPQFEHDACGMGFVVHMKGEKSNDILRQSLQALKNLTHRGGVGSEPDTGDGAGILLQIPHRFFLKVCADQHITLPPPGQYGVGMVFLPLQETLRHQYETSLEEIIQAEGQQLLGWRDVPVDPSCLGKTAHDCRPHIRQVFIAGAGLAPQEFEKKLFVIRKSAEKVAARLAAQAPEDFYVASLSSRTIVYKGMLKADQLERFYPDLTDPACETALALIHSRYSTNTFPSWPRAHPNRYMIHNGEINTLRGNVNQMHAREAMFKDSSFGNDLPKVLPVINQNGSDSAMFDNCAEFLLHAGMALPHVIMMMIPEPWTHHESMSDEKKAFYEYHSCLMEPWDGPAAMAFTDGTKIGAVLDRNGLRPSRYYVTTDDTVILASEVGVIDMPPEKIRQKERLHPGRMLLIDTEAGRMINDEELKHTMAASQPYREWLNQYMVSLDTLPAPEPAAAVDAATLVQQQKAFGYTYEELRIILTPMAKEAIEPIGAMGIDIPLAVLSEKPQLLFDYFKQLFAQVTNPPIDALREAIVTSTDILLGSEGNMLRPTAASCRRLKLATPILDNQALQKLKQLNLPGFKTATLSLLYPASPEKDGLAKAMAVLCDRAAAAIEAGANLLILSDRGINPQEAAIPSLLAVAGLHHHLIRTGLRNRASLILESGEPREIHHFACLLSYGVSAVNPYLAFASIEQLIDTGFLTGIPAAKAIANYCKAATKGVVKILSKMGISTIQSYHGAQIFEAVGLNVDFIDTYFTRTPSRIGGIGSQEIHRETQLRHRSAFPRSPFTAVELDSGGYYQYRRDGEHHLYNPETIHKLQYACRTGNYQTFKEYSRLLNDANQKRCTLRGLLQFKTATVIPLEEVETVESIVKKFKTGAMSFGSISQEAHETLAIAMNRLGGKSNTGEGGEDPARFTPDGNGDSRCSAIKQVASGRFGVTSEYLVSARELQIKMAQGAKPGEGGQLPGGKVYPWIAKVRHSTPGVGLISPPPHHDIYSIEDLKELIHDLKHANPQARISVKLVSEAGVGTIAAGVAKGLADVILISGYDGGTGASPRTSIRHAGLPWELGLAETHQTLLLNNLRSRVVLETDGKLMTGRDVAIAALLGAEEFGFATAPLVVLGCVMMRVCHLDTCPVGVATQNPQLRKKFTGDPQHVVNFMRFIAEELREIMAMLGIRRLEELVGRSDLLEMQPAIEHWKTKGLDYSGILHRPQVPATVGRYCQIPQNHALEQSLDRRVLLDLCRPALETGTAVTASLSIENTDRAVGAILGSELTRKYGAAGLPEDTIRLSFTGSAGQSFGAFVPRGITLLLEGDANDYTGKGLSGGKIIVRAPQNASFPPEDNIIIGNVAFYGATSGEAYINGVAGERFCVRNSGLHAVVEAVGDHGCEYMTGGRVVILGPTGRNFAAGMSGGIAYVLDEDRSFSRRCNQEMVELTGLTDEAEATQVKAMIQKHRDYTGSRRARYLLENWETFRTAFVKIIPKDYQRMLQAIERAYGKGLTGDEALMTAFEENHRDLARVGGN
- a CDS encoding nicotinate phosphoribosyltransferase — encoded protein: MSFEETLNLTMLADFYELTMANGYLEGGLENRIAYFDIFFRKIPDNGGFAIMAGVEQVIRYLDKLQFNEEDIAYLRSKELFSEKFLQYLSKFKFSCDVWMVPEGTPIFPHEPILTVRGPVIEAQFIETMLLLTINHQSLIATKANRIVRAAEGRPVMEFGSRRAQGYDGAIFGARASYIGGCVGTACTLAERDFNIPAFGTMAHSWVQMFPSELEAFRAYAQTYPYDCVFLVDTYNVLKSGVPNAIKIFDEELAPRGIRPKGIRLDSGDITYLSKQARKQLDRAGYPDCKIVVSNSLDEYIIRELLVQGAKVDSFGVGERLITSKSEPVFGAVYKLAAIEEDGIMTPKIKISENVEKLTNPGFKQVWRFFDRETGKAIADVITLADEEIDESRTYELFDPSHTWKRKRVTNFHARKLLVPAYVKGECVYDIPDLKTVRAYCQEQVDTLWDEVLRFENPHTYYVDLSKALWQLKEDLLAEYLIK